Genomic DNA from Natrinema saccharevitans:
GACTTGTCTCGGAATCTCAAAATACCCCCGCTCGTAAGCAATCCGGAGTGCCTCGTATTGACGGTTAGTTAGCCCTTCCCCTGGCGGTTCTGGCGTCTCATCCCGATTGAGACGGTCCAGTTGAAAGTCAGCGTTGTGCTGCCAGAACGAGGAGAATTTGCTGAATTCCTCTCGGTCGGCGAACCAGCCTGTTTGTCGCCAGCCATCCGGTTCAACCGTAATCCGGTCGATGAACGCATCTGCTGTGGCTAGCTGTTCAAGTCCGGTGAGATCATCGATATCGTCCCCGAGTTGCTCTTCGAAACTGAGCGCCGGTTGGATTTGATACCGGCGGGTCTCACCGGCCTGTCCGATTTGCGTCCAGTCCCCGACGTCGTACGTGTCAGTGAGCGTTGTCTCGAGTGTTTGCTCGGACCCGCCATTCACAGTGATAAGAAATAATGGTCGCTTCCCGTGATTGTACTGGAGATTAAGAATCACCCTTGCGTCGGGTACTGCTGCGGCTACGTCGACGAGCGGGAGCGCCTCGCAATATATTTTGAATTCAGCGACAAGTCCCATACCAACCAGTTTATATCATCGATAATGGGGGTGGCGGTTGAGACATTCATCGATA
This window encodes:
- a CDS encoding helix-turn-helix domain-containing protein is translated as MGLVAEFKIYCEALPLVDVAAAVPDARVILNLQYNHGKRPLFLITVNGGSEQTLETTLTDTYDVGDWTQIGQAGETRRYQIQPALSFEEQLGDDIDDLTGLEQLATADAFIDRITVEPDGWRQTGWFADREEFSKFSSFWQHNADFQLDRLNRDETPEPPGEGLTNRQYEALRIAYERGYFEIPRQVSLEEIAAELDITASSVTERLRRAQTQLIEETVATTWPTLPASPQ